One window of the Zea mays cultivar B73 chromosome 3, Zm-B73-REFERENCE-NAM-5.0, whole genome shotgun sequence genome contains the following:
- the LOC100283041 gene encoding CTD-phosphatase-like protein isoform X1: MEITLLHDESDAGSTSLLPPLLSYGPRSMVPIQVPSSSDLESILSPDPVCSDLQLKEINYNAAAMDESTELLHLILGGNDEGYNTTTELQVWDVLDFYVSENFSALQFDSLMGFTNEVSTSYNDCMNLVDMVEWPVARLSLDDTPKLSNSDDAVLADNVTTDPDETSLYLRTKPTDSETESSSDAGDVETEYLDQKLLSRCLPDLMDVDSPNHLLKTPVRTKHVTLVLDLDETLVHSTLDQCDSADFTLEVFFNMKNHTVYVKKRPYLKVFLEKVAQMFELVIFTASQRIYAEQLIDKLDPDGKYISRRIYRESCIFSDGCYTKDLTILGIDLAKVAIVDNTPQVFQLQVDNGIPIKSWFDDPADQELIELLPFLESLVDSDDVRPIISKAFHDKPE; this comes from the exons ATGGAAATCACCTTATTGCATGATGAATCTGATGCAGGAAGCACCAGTTTGCTACCGCCATTGTTGTCATATGGTCCAAGATCAATG GTTCCAATACAAGTACCATCGTCATCAGACCTTGAGAGTATCCTGTCACCAGATCCAGTCTGCAGTGATCTTCAGTTGAAAGAGATAAACTACAATGCTGCAG CAATGGATGAAAGCACTGAGCTCCTTCACTTGATTCTTGGTGGCAATGATGAAGGATACAATACCACAACTGAATTACAAGTTTGGGATGTTCTGGACTTCTATGTCTCAGAAAACTTCTCGGCTCTCCAATTTGATAGTTTGATGGGTTTTACAAATGAAGTTAGTACTTCCTACAATGATTGTATGAATTTAGTTGACATGGTAGAGTGGCCCGTGGCTCGTCTGTCTCTAGATGATACACCAAAACTCAGTAACAGTGATGATGCGGTTCTGGCAGACAATGTCACAACGGACCCTGATGAAACATCCTTATACCTTCGTACAAAACCAACAGATTCAGAAACTGAAAGTAGCTCTGACGCAGGAGATGTTGAAACTGAATATCTAGATCAAAAGCTACTTTCTAGATGTCTGCCTGATTTAATGGATGTTGACTCGCCCAACCACTTACTGAAAACACCAGTGAGAACAAAACATGTGACTCTTGTGCTTGATTTGGACG AGACTCTTGTACATTCAACATTGGATCAGTGCGACAGTGCTGATTTTACCCTAGAAGTTTTCTTCAATATGAAAAATCACACAGTGTATGTGAAGAAAAGGCCTTACCTGAAAGTGTTTCTTGAGAAGGTTGCTCAGATGTTTGAGCTTGTCATTTTCACAGCTAGTCAGAGAATCTATGCTGAGCAACTTATAGATAAACTTGATCCTGATGGAAAATATATCTCACGGCGTATTTATCGTGAATCTTGTATATTCTCTGACGGTTGCTATACAAAGGATCTGACAATCTTGGGGATCGACTTGGCGAAAGTTGCAATAGTTGACAATACTCCACAG GTTTTCCAGTTGCAAGTGGATAACGGCATACCAATTAAGAGCTGGTTTGATGACCCCGCAGACCAGGAATTAATCGAGTTACTCCCGTTCCTGGAGAGCCTCGTGGACTCAGATGACGTGAGGCCAATAATTTCGAAGGCCTTCCATGACAAACCTGAGTAG
- the LOC100283041 gene encoding CTD-phosphatase-like protein isoform 1 (isoform 1 is encoded by transcript variant 1) yields MNKMLSNDCLGTQEPHTFCKTTETLEHSHPQEVTLDKTVAGSTLISHQNVCCTAGVSGENAEIMEITLLHDESDAGSTSLLPPLLSYGPRSMVPIQVPSSSDLESILSPDPVCSDLQLKEINYNAAAMDESTELLHLILGGNDEGYNTTTELQVWDVLDFYVSENFSALQFDSLMGFTNEVSTSYNDCMNLVDMVEWPVARLSLDDTPKLSNSDDAVLADNVTTDPDETSLYLRTKPTDSETESSSDAGDVETEYLDQKLLSRCLPDLMDVDSPNHLLKTPVRTKHVTLVLDLDETLVHSTLDQCDSADFTLEVFFNMKNHTVYVKKRPYLKVFLEKVAQMFELVIFTASQRIYAEQLIDKLDPDGKYISRRIYRESCIFSDGCYTKDLTILGIDLAKVAIVDNTPQVFQLQVDNGIPIKSWFDDPADQELIELLPFLESLVDSDDVRPIISKAFHDKPE; encoded by the exons ATGAATAAAATGTTAAGCAACGACTGTTTAGGGACACAGGAGCCTCATACATTTTGCAAGACCACTGAAACACTGGAACATTCACACCCTCAAGAGGTTACACTTGATAAAACGGTGGCGGGGTCAACGCTAATAAGTCATCAAAATG TGTGCTGCACTGCCGGAGTATCAGGGGAAAACGCTGAAATCATGGAAATCACCTTATTGCATGATGAATCTGATGCAGGAAGCACCAGTTTGCTACCGCCATTGTTGTCATATGGTCCAAGATCAATG GTTCCAATACAAGTACCATCGTCATCAGACCTTGAGAGTATCCTGTCACCAGATCCAGTCTGCAGTGATCTTCAGTTGAAAGAGATAAACTACAATGCTGCAG CAATGGATGAAAGCACTGAGCTCCTTCACTTGATTCTTGGTGGCAATGATGAAGGATACAATACCACAACTGAATTACAAGTTTGGGATGTTCTGGACTTCTATGTCTCAGAAAACTTCTCGGCTCTCCAATTTGATAGTTTGATGGGTTTTACAAATGAAGTTAGTACTTCCTACAATGATTGTATGAATTTAGTTGACATGGTAGAGTGGCCCGTGGCTCGTCTGTCTCTAGATGATACACCAAAACTCAGTAACAGTGATGATGCGGTTCTGGCAGACAATGTCACAACGGACCCTGATGAAACATCCTTATACCTTCGTACAAAACCAACAGATTCAGAAACTGAAAGTAGCTCTGACGCAGGAGATGTTGAAACTGAATATCTAGATCAAAAGCTACTTTCTAGATGTCTGCCTGATTTAATGGATGTTGACTCGCCCAACCACTTACTGAAAACACCAGTGAGAACAAAACATGTGACTCTTGTGCTTGATTTGGACG AGACTCTTGTACATTCAACATTGGATCAGTGCGACAGTGCTGATTTTACCCTAGAAGTTTTCTTCAATATGAAAAATCACACAGTGTATGTGAAGAAAAGGCCTTACCTGAAAGTGTTTCTTGAGAAGGTTGCTCAGATGTTTGAGCTTGTCATTTTCACAGCTAGTCAGAGAATCTATGCTGAGCAACTTATAGATAAACTTGATCCTGATGGAAAATATATCTCACGGCGTATTTATCGTGAATCTTGTATATTCTCTGACGGTTGCTATACAAAGGATCTGACAATCTTGGGGATCGACTTGGCGAAAGTTGCAATAGTTGACAATACTCCACAG GTTTTCCAGTTGCAAGTGGATAACGGCATACCAATTAAGAGCTGGTTTGATGACCCCGCAGACCAGGAATTAATCGAGTTACTCCCGTTCCTGGAGAGCCTCGTGGACTCAGATGACGTGAGGCCAATAATTTCGAAGGCCTTCCATGACAAACCTGAGTAG
- the LOC100283041 gene encoding CTD-phosphatase-like protein isoform X2 — translation MHHHVPIQVPSSSDLESILSPDPVCSDLQLKEINYNAAAMDESTELLHLILGGNDEGYNTTTELQVWDVLDFYVSENFSALQFDSLMGFTNEVSTSYNDCMNLVDMVEWPVARLSLDDTPKLSNSDDAVLADNVTTDPDETSLYLRTKPTDSETESSSDAGDVETEYLDQKLLSRCLPDLMDVDSPNHLLKTPVRTKHVTLVLDLDETLVHSTLDQCDSADFTLEVFFNMKNHTVYVKKRPYLKVFLEKVAQMFELVIFTASQRIYAEQLIDKLDPDGKYISRRIYRESCIFSDGCYTKDLTILGIDLAKVAIVDNTPQVFQLQVDNGIPIKSWFDDPADQELIELLPFLESLVDSDDVRPIISKAFHDKPE, via the exons ATGCATCATCAT GTTCCAATACAAGTACCATCGTCATCAGACCTTGAGAGTATCCTGTCACCAGATCCAGTCTGCAGTGATCTTCAGTTGAAAGAGATAAACTACAATGCTGCAG CAATGGATGAAAGCACTGAGCTCCTTCACTTGATTCTTGGTGGCAATGATGAAGGATACAATACCACAACTGAATTACAAGTTTGGGATGTTCTGGACTTCTATGTCTCAGAAAACTTCTCGGCTCTCCAATTTGATAGTTTGATGGGTTTTACAAATGAAGTTAGTACTTCCTACAATGATTGTATGAATTTAGTTGACATGGTAGAGTGGCCCGTGGCTCGTCTGTCTCTAGATGATACACCAAAACTCAGTAACAGTGATGATGCGGTTCTGGCAGACAATGTCACAACGGACCCTGATGAAACATCCTTATACCTTCGTACAAAACCAACAGATTCAGAAACTGAAAGTAGCTCTGACGCAGGAGATGTTGAAACTGAATATCTAGATCAAAAGCTACTTTCTAGATGTCTGCCTGATTTAATGGATGTTGACTCGCCCAACCACTTACTGAAAACACCAGTGAGAACAAAACATGTGACTCTTGTGCTTGATTTGGACG AGACTCTTGTACATTCAACATTGGATCAGTGCGACAGTGCTGATTTTACCCTAGAAGTTTTCTTCAATATGAAAAATCACACAGTGTATGTGAAGAAAAGGCCTTACCTGAAAGTGTTTCTTGAGAAGGTTGCTCAGATGTTTGAGCTTGTCATTTTCACAGCTAGTCAGAGAATCTATGCTGAGCAACTTATAGATAAACTTGATCCTGATGGAAAATATATCTCACGGCGTATTTATCGTGAATCTTGTATATTCTCTGACGGTTGCTATACAAAGGATCTGACAATCTTGGGGATCGACTTGGCGAAAGTTGCAATAGTTGACAATACTCCACAG GTTTTCCAGTTGCAAGTGGATAACGGCATACCAATTAAGAGCTGGTTTGATGACCCCGCAGACCAGGAATTAATCGAGTTACTCCCGTTCCTGGAGAGCCTCGTGGACTCAGATGACGTGAGGCCAATAATTTCGAAGGCCTTCCATGACAAACCTGAGTAG